A window of Bos taurus isolate L1 Dominette 01449 registration number 42190680 breed Hereford chromosome 19, ARS-UCD2.0, whole genome shotgun sequence contains these coding sequences:
- the OR1E1 gene encoding olfactory receptor family 1 subfamily E member 1: MTGRNQTIVSEFLLLGLPIRPDQRDLFYTLFLAMYVTTVLGNLLIMFLIRLDPHLHTPMYLFLSNLSFSDLCFSSVTMPKLLQDMQSHVPSIPYAGCLTQMYFFLFFADLESFLLVAMAYDRYVAICFPLHYTTIMSPRLCLFLVVLSWVLTTFHAMLHTLLMSRLHFCEDNVIAHFFCDMSALLKLSCSDTRVNELVIFITGGLILVIPFLLIITSYAQIVSSTLKVPSAKGICKAFSTCGSHLTVVSLFYGTVIGLYLCPSASNSTVKETVMATMYTVVTPMLNPFIYSLRNRDMKGALGRVFYKKKTPFSL, from the coding sequence ATGACAGGAAGAAATCAAACTATTGTCTCAGAGTTCCTCCTCCTGGGCCTGCCCATTAGACCTGATCAACGAGACCTGTTCTACACTCTGTTCCTGGCCATGTATGTTACCACTGTCCTGGGGAACCTCCTCATAATGTTCCTGATTCGACTGgacccccacctccacacacccATGTATTTGTTTCTCAGTAACCTGTCtttctctgacctctgcttctcCTCTGTCACAATGCCCAAATTGTTACAGGACATGCAGAGCCATGTCCCGTCCATCCCCTATGCTGGCTGCCTGACACAAATGTACTTCTTCCTGTTTTTCGCAGACCTGGAGAGCTTCCTCCTTGTggccatggcctatgaccgctacgtGGCCATCTGCTTCCCCCTGCACTACACCACCATCATGAGCCCCAGGCTCTGTCTCTTCCTGGTGGTGCTGTCCTGGGTACTCACCACGTTCCATGCCATGTTGCACACCCTGCTCATGTCCAGGCTGCATTTTTGTGAAGACAACGTGATTGCCCACTTTTTCTGTGACATGTCTGCTCTGCTGAAGCTGTCCTGCTCTGACACTCGAGTTAATGAACTGGTGATATTTATCACTGGAGGGCTCATTCTTGTGATCCCTTTTCTACTCATCATCACATCCTATGCTCAAATTGTGTCCTCCACCCTCAAGGTCCCTTCTGCCAAGGGCATCTGCAAAGCCTTCTCTACCTGTGGCTCCCACCTCACTGTGGTGTCCCTGTTTTACGGGACAGTTATTGGTCTCTACTTATGCCCGTCAGCTAGTAATTCTACTGTTAAGGAGACTGTGATGGCTACGATGTACACTGTGGTgacccccatgctgaaccccttcatctacagcctgaggaaTAGAGACATGAAGGGAGCCCTGGGAAGAgttttttacaaaaagaaaactcCTTTTTCTCTGTAA